In Microbulbifer sp. THAF38, the sequence AGAAGACGGTTTGAAGAGGTGGTATTCGTCACTGTACTACATATTCCCTGTGGGCCAGCGGCTGATTATAGCGAAGTTGATCGAAAAATGATCAGAGTTTTACATTGATTTACAGACTGGGGAGACGCTCAGCGGACCTGCAACCGACCACAGAGGCGGTGCAACAGCGGCGCTACCCAGGGCCATAGCAAGGCCGTGGTGAGCGCGGGCCATAGGAAGGTCAATCCGGGGACGGTTTTTCCCTCCAAACCGTGCACCCAGTTACCCACCACCTGGTGGATACCCACCAAGACAAACACCCATAAAAGCTGCTGGGCAGGATTGAAGGCCCTGGTACGCTGGTAGGTTAACAGGCTGAAATAGGCCAGAACCGCCAGAGCTAGCGCATGGGTGCCGAGACTGGCCCCACTAATCAGGTCTTCCAGTATTCCCACCAGCCAGGCAAAACCGACGCCCAAAGCCTGGGGCATACGGGTAACCCAGAAAATAACCAACAGGGCCGGAAATGCCGGGCGAAACCACAGCCACTGCTGTGGTAAAGGCATAACCACAAGCAGCATCGAAAGGAAGAGCGTGAGCGCGATAAACCAGCGATTATTCGCCTGCAAGGCCCTGCCCCCCATCCCCGATGACCGCCAGAACAAAGCGGCTGCGACTCATACGTCCGCGCGGAAGTACTTCCGCCTCGGCAAATGGTTGACCCGGATCTCGAGTGATCGACATTACCTCACCCACCGGATAGCCCGCCGGAAAGCGCCCGCCGAGACCGGAACTGAGCAACAGATCCCCCTCGCGAATATCACTGGTATTCGCAAGATGCCTGAGCTTGAGGCGATAGAGATCGCCAGTGCCTTCAGCGACAGCGCGCATACTGTTGCGCAGCACCTGAACGGGAATTGCGTGGCTGGAGTCGGTAATCAGGAGAATCCGGCTGAAGGCACCCCCAGCCTCAATTACCTGCCCGAGCAGACCACTGGCGTCCATCACCGGTGTGCCTACATCGATGCCATGATTGCGCCCTTTATCGATCAATAACACATGCTCGAGAGGGTCCGGTGAAACACCGATGACCTGGGCCACCAGTACCCGGTCATCAACCATTTCCGCCGAATTCATCAGCTCTTTCAAACGCGTATTTTCCGCTTTTACCGCAGCTAACAATTGGCTGCGCTGCTCCAGCAGCAGTACTTGGCGCTTGAGACGGTCATTCTCTTCGAGTAATTCTTCGCGGGAGCGAAACTGCTCACCAGCCCAGTCCCCAACGCGCTCCGGGGCACCAGTGATCCAGTAAAGCGGGGCCGTAACACCGGAAAGACGCTCGCGGGTGGACTGGAACCAATTGGTGTAGTGGTCGGCAACGATCAGAGCGATTGCCAGGGGCACTAATAACAGTAGGCGGAACTCAGGGGAGGGGCCGCGG encodes:
- the mreC gene encoding rod shape-determining protein MreC, whose protein sequence is MKPLFTRGPSPEFRLLLLVPLAIALIVADHYTNWFQSTRERLSGVTAPLYWITGAPERVGDWAGEQFRSREELLEENDRLKRQVLLLEQRSQLLAAVKAENTRLKELMNSAEMVDDRVLVAQVIGVSPDPLEHVLLIDKGRNHGIDVGTPVMDASGLLGQVIEAGGAFSRILLITDSSHAIPVQVLRNSMRAVAEGTGDLYRLKLRHLANTSDIREGDLLLSSGLGGRFPAGYPVGEVMSITRDPGQPFAEAEVLPRGRMSRSRFVLAVIGDGGQGLAGE
- the mreD gene encoding rod shape-determining protein MreD, with the protein product MQANNRWFIALTLFLSMLLVVMPLPQQWLWFRPAFPALLVIFWVTRMPQALGVGFAWLVGILEDLISGASLGTHALALAVLAYFSLLTYQRTRAFNPAQQLLWVFVLVGIHQVVGNWVHGLEGKTVPGLTFLWPALTTALLWPWVAPLLHRLCGRLQVR